Within Planococcus citri chromosome 2, ihPlaCitr1.1, whole genome shotgun sequence, the genomic segment tccaaaattttacgtGACCATCGCAACTTCCAGTAATGACAAATTCAGTCCTAAATTAcaaattcgaattaattttttcaaactgattgcGAGTTTTGGAAGTGAACACTTGAATACGTACTGAGTCACCAAAACATGAGTGATTACATCTCTATGCatcaaacttttttcataacaCTCGGCAGTTGGTAGATTATCCAGgtataattcttcattttctaaTACTGAAACATGTTCAATAAAGTATTAGTAATATGCGAGATATTATGACTcctgaaataatgaaaattgaggtAAGTAATGAAACGACCAACCTTTAATCTTCTTACGAGGAGGTTCATCTTTTGGAGGTAGAGGTCCAATACAATCGTCGTCATTTGAGGCATCTTCAGATTTACTGCTTGCCATGGTTTCTTAACGCTAAAAAGATACGATTATTCCGAAATATTCCATCATAAAACTATATATTCTGTACTCGCGATACGAGTGATGCCGACTGTTAACTTACCGTATTCTACAGGGATGAAACTTCCACAAATGTTCAAGAATCCCGAGTATTGAATGAAGACTACTTACGTCACAATCAAGTCCGGGATCTGGGTCTGAAAAAACTCAGTTTCCACTCACATTTGCAACTAAATTATCCTCAAACCAAACACCAAGTCCGGCTTTTGTTTTCTGTTATCACTCATTATCAATGTGCAGCAAAGACAACAAACATCAAAGCATGAAGGcgggaaaaaaatacgaattttgaaagttcaagtttggatgctttattaattattttattgctTAGCTTTCTTTTATCAGCGATAAAATctgataaaattcaaataaaattgtagAGGCTGATCAAATTAAGCAAATTGGAGCAAAGAGGCAGACCGCTGACGGCGCTGACCGTGAATGGTTCTAGTGGTTCCACTTCCATGttgatgaaaatgttgatgACCACTGTGGTTACCGGTTCCTccattttttcagttgttttatcAGTCCTCATTACTGATAAGAATTGTGATGAAGCTGTTCTTGGTTTTGAGTATAGTTTTGAGGATAAAATGAGTGTAAGACGAAAATTCATAGGTACGAACTGATGGTTGTATTTCATTCATATCGTTGGTAAAACCTTTTTCCATCTTCTTGatgtatatttcaaattttattgcaGATATCGGAGCCAATTTGGCTGATCCTGTTTTTCACGGCTTCTATCATCAATCAGCAAAACCCAAACATCCTCCAGATCTGAAACATGTATTAACTCGAGCTTTCAATAATGGTTTAACAAGAATCATAATTACCGGAACCAGTTTAGAAAGCAGTAAAACAGCTATAGAAATCGCCAAAACTGACGGTATTATGTTTATTAATATCGTAAGCAAAACGTTTCTCATAACGTACTCgacgagtaaaattttcattttccctttTACAATTTCAGAACGATTATTTGCCACAGTTGGTGTTCATCCTACTCACTGTAAAGAGTTTTGCGAAAATGATCCCGATGAATACACAGAATCGTTAAAAGAGCTGATTAGAAATAACAGTGACAAAGTAGTTGCCTTCGGCGAATTTGGTCTAGATTATGATCGGCTAGAATTCTGCCCTGCGGAGatacaaaaaaagtaacacGTGAACTAGATTTTGTACTTTGAATCGTTTTATAATTTGAGTATTTCTAGGTATTTCTTGCACCAGTTGAACATTAGTAAAGAATTCAATTTACCGTTATTCTTACACATGCGAGCGTGTGACGAagattttattcaatatttagAGAATGAAGATGGAAATATCCGAGGAGTCGTTCATTCTTTTGATGGCGACGTCAATGCTTTAAATCGTCTTCTGAAAATTGGACTTCACATCGGTATTAATGGTTGGTAAGTAGCAACTTCACATTTTTTAGCTACGGTATCGAATTATGACAAGAATTAATGTAAATTGTTTTCCGTGTTACAGC encodes:
- the LOC135836049 gene encoding deoxyribonuclease TATDN1, whose amino-acid sequence is MLMKMLMTTVVTGSSIFSVVLSVLITDKNCDEAVLGFEYSFEDKMSVRRKFIDIGANLADPVFHGFYHQSAKPKHPPDLKHVLTRAFNNGLTRIIITGTSLESSKTAIEIAKTDERLFATVGVHPTHCKEFCENDPDEYTESLKELIRNNSDKVVAFGEFGLDYDRLEFCPAEIQKKYFLHQLNISKEFNLPLFLHMRACDEDFIQYLENEDGNIRGVVHSFDGDVNALNRLLKIGLHIGINGCSMKKDDNLSVIKQIPKDKLLIETDSPWCDIRPSHASFTHVKTTFPSVKREKWNENSMVKSRNEPCNIVQVLEVIAAIREEDPDELAKQIHENTEILFFNSK